From Equus przewalskii isolate Varuska chromosome 2, EquPr2, whole genome shotgun sequence:
ttaaatgtattttcatttttgtaggctttttaaaaattatgctgtaAGCAGTTAGGGAATTGAATATTATAAGCAGAACTATGGCTTTCtactattttctgatttttgttgaAAGGATACCACATTCCTCAAGTAGAAAATTATTGGTGTCACTCcaagtaagaagagaaaagactcaaagcagtcttatttttaatagaattaaatttcaggtaatttattttcaaaagaaatttatacaattatatactcaataaatatatttttgattcCAGTATTTTCATGTTTCAGacatttttgttgtatttgaaactacctgaaaatattttattcctgtttAAAGGTTTCAAATTATGAAAGCAAAAAATTCCAATAGCTAAGTGAGAGACCAGAAGAATAACTAACTAGCTAAAAAAGTTACTATCTTATGAACTGGCCGACTGCAAACAGAAGGTGAATCCTTCTTTTGATGACAACTACTTTCTCTTTAGAGTAAAGCTTGTACACATACAGATCTTTCCTTCCTCAATCAGTGCATTCcaggtctttttttcccccctcttacctgctttattgagatatagttcacataccataaaattcacccatctaaagtgtataattcagtggcttttagtataatcaccacaatcaattttagaatttttttgccCGAGAAGATACTCTGCTTCTTAGGCAtaaccctcccacccccagtaACCTAtcatctacttcctgtctctgtggatttacttattctagatatttctttaaagtggaatcatacagtatttgtccttttgtgtctggcttatttcacattcattgtattgtagcatgtgtcagaacttcattcctttttatggctgaatcatattccattgtatggatatatcacattttgtttatctgttcatcagttgatgggcgcttgagttgtttccatcttttggctactgtgaataatgctgcaatgaacatttgaatacaagtatctgtttgagtcctgttttctcttcttttgagtttatacccaggagtgaaattgctggatcatgtcaTAATTCTATGATAagcttttgaggaaccaccaaactgttttctacagcAACTGCACTATtatacatttccaccagcaatatagAAGGGTTCCaatctccacattcttgccaacacttattttctgtttgttttttttttttaaattacagccttcctagtaggtgtgaagtattatctcattttgattttaatttgcattttcctaatgattagtggtgatgagcatcttttcatgtgcttattggccatttgtatatcttctttggagaaatgtctattcaagtcttttgcctatttttttaattgaattgcttgtcttttttgttgagttgtgggagttctttatatattctggatattaaacccttcTCAGGTgcatgatttccaaatattttctttcattctgtaggttgtcttttcacttttttttgataatgtcctttgatgcacaaaaatttaatttagatgaagtctaatttatctatgtttttccttttgtcacttATTCTTTTGTTGTCATATATAAGAATCCATGACCAAGTTCACGGTCTTGAGGATGacccatatgttttcttctaagagttttatgtcttatgtttagattattgattcattttgagttaatttttgtatatggtggaAGGTAGCAATCCAACTTCCATTGGTCTAAATGTCTATCCTCATCCTATCTTTGCTGATTCACTCCTTTGCACTACTTTTATTCTCCTGTCCCAATCCCATATGATGGTGCTCATTTAAAGCAACCAGACAACTGGGCAGGGTGACAGAGCAGTGCTGTTTTGAGTTTATATCAGAGCATCTTTTTTCATAGGAATAAGTTGTTATATTGGCTCTCAAGTGTACGGAGACTTGAAGAGAGGTGAGATGAATTCTGAAAACAGAATATCTGTATTTTGCAAACAATTAGACATTTTCTCTGAAACTATTATATTATTACAAAACCTTAAGCCCTTATTTAAAAGTGCCCTTGATTCTTATGTTTTCTGGTATGTGTAACAAACAAAGCTGTACCTTAAACTAGGAATTGCGGGTggactttgtatattttgttgtaGTTAAACACAATTTAACATTGCAAATTGAAAAGGTTCTATACTGTTACTTCCAGGAATTTACTGCAGTAGCATCTGCCTTGTCGGTACTCAATAAATGCGtggtaaaagaatgaatgaatctttcTGAAGTAGATTTCTCTTAATTTCCTATGCAAAATATGTCCTAATATATACACATtctcaatataatttatttctcttacatGGGCATCCGTCACTTTGATTTTTCCCAAATAACCTCATGTCCTTGTAAACTAatttattttagccattattatatattattaattttgtggCATTCATTTTATACTAATCAATCCTAAAGCATCCTACAGTATTCTCTGTAGAAATGGATTTCAGAGTCAGTTATGAATAGGAATTGAGTCTAGTTGATTGAGAAATTAGTGATAATTCACAGGGGTCTGAGAAAAGAGCCGGCTTCATTAACTCAGATTGCATCTCCTGCAGTGGCCACATTTCTACCCAGATGAACGATGGAGTATATGTTTTCTGACTTCCTTTGCTGTCAATAGATCTTCTTTGTCTGTAGTTGTACCAAAACTGATGGATCATTTCTTTGAATGGTCTTGTAGTCAGAGTATAGAGAATTGGGTTTAAAGCACTGTTGataggcaaaataaaaatcaccaccCAAGAGTTTATGgtacctggaaaagaaaaatgaaataattttaatgtttatggATGTTTACAAAGTATAGAAACCcccttttccttgtttctcctccagccccctttTGAGTCTTAATGTTTTCCCTTTGATGTCACATAATTAAATACCAAGGCTATATGTGTTTCCAGGCTGTCTTTCCAGGGTGCCAGTGTTTGAGGGGAGTGCTGGTGCTGCAAAAAAACAGGGCTCTTTGCTAAGCAGTTTTTCTTGAATACATCAACAAAAGTATTCGATTAGGTAGAAATATTTTCCACCAAGTGATTGTATAtcacttttcaaatgttttgattACTGGATAGTACATatagcatttctcagaatatatagACTTATCtttgataaatttcttttctgctatttatttggttttaaaaataggtatGCATTTTTAGGCTTTTGACTAGatatttatttcagtaaaaaCATCTTTGCTAACCTTATCTTAAAAATCACTGTAGTGTATATGCAACTACCaaatattgagatttttattataatttaactGATGCTATCTTCCTTCCTTGTTGCTTATAAAATGTAAGATACTGTCACCCCCAACCAcgggaaaaagtaaaattaaaattgtatgtttgtaaatttttaaaatgtgaatatgtaCTGCATTATACATACAGTTAACAggattttgcatatttttttattgtggtagaaaACATAACttaaaatgtactattttaaccatttttaggtatacagttcaggggcattaagtacattcacattgtcgtgcaaccatcaccatcatccatctccagaactttttcttcttcccgaAATGAAACTGGGTTAAACAATgactctccattccctcctccccccgaCCCCTGACAATACCATTCACAAACGCTCtgtttatgaatttgactactctagttacttcatataggtggaatcatacaatatttgtccttttgtgacttgcttatttcacttagcataatgtcttcaaggtccatccgtatTGAAACATGTATGAGAATTTGCTCCCTTTAtcaggctgaataataatccattgtgtgtatacaacacattttgtttatccattcatccgttgatggacacttgggttgtttccctcttttggctattgtaaataatgctacaatgaacatgggtgtacaaatgtctgagttcctgctttcaattcttttgggtataaatccagaagtggaagtgctgggtcaTATAAaattctatgcttaattttttgaggaacatcatactgttttctatagcagctgcgccattttacattcccaccagcgattCACAAGAgttccagcttctccacatcctcaccaagacttaTTTtcgttttttttgataatagccatgtTAATGAGTGTGATGCACATGATTTTAAATATCAAGGATGTTTTCTTCTGTCATCTCTCACAGCCTGGAGTACTGTTCTCTAAACTGCTATGTATTCCGGGAAGAAAAATTTCGTATATTCTGAAAAAAGCGAAGTAATTATCTGATAATTGTTTTGACCTGTTTTCCTTTCCGGTCATCTTAAGCATGGCATTACCAGAATTTCAACACATTAAGTGTAATTTGTTTGAGTCATTGTTCCTTGGTTTCAATAGTAATTGTGTTTTTAGGCATTTATGGAAAGAACCGAACAGCTTCCTCCCAGTAAACATTTCATTGATGAACAAAGCTTGAAGTTCATTTAACTCTGACTTATAATTCTTAATGAGTTAGTGTTAAggatcttaattttctttcttagaggAACATTGCAGGAAcagatttattgtttctttatagaaagaaaagagaaagctgtACCTGGTATTTCTACCTGAAGCAATGAAAGAAATTTCAGTACAAAAATGGGTATCCAGCATAATGCATCGGtaaatacaataaagaaaaaccgTTTGGCAAGGATCATCTCTTTTTTGACTTGATTCCGTATTTCAGTTGCTGTTATAGCACTTTGATGAACGCTGTAAAACATGCTTCCATAGGAAAAAACTATGATGATAAATGCTGCCAAGTTAATACCTGTTTAGAACACAAAGATTATTGTTAATGtatatgcacatttttttaaaacaaacaaagaaaacttacCCTTAGCTGTTATTAAGGAGAAGATGCAAACAACATAGCATGTTTTTTGTTCTTCATAAGAATTACTAAGGTACTCAaaaatcatacatttttaaaaatttgaagtaGTGAAGTAATGAAGGATTATgacatgtttaatttaaaaatggcatCTTAAAATGAGATTATAGTGATTCAATGAATATCCTGAGTCTATTAAATTAATCTCtctagtattattttttttcctaattcaatTACTTTAAGTTAtactttgagaatattttttataagaGAAAACGCTTGTATATCTACTCTCAAGCCAAAGACTTGTGTGGCTACTTTGAGTTTGTTCAAGTTCTAAAGGCAaagagttaaaatatattttgcttagtATTTTTAGGGTGAATGCATGAAATACAAATGTTTAATGTCTTGTCTTATTAAGGTGCATCATGTTGGAATTTATATGATAAAGGGgtaatttaggaaaaaattccCCTCAGGGAATTCTGATAGAATCTACCCCCAATGTCAATGAGAAAAACCAATTAgagctgaaataaaaatttgtaagcATTAGAAGGCATAATGAGGTTCATACTGTGATTTAGTCTAACATTTGAATGAAAGGGCTTATAATACAGAATTTCTTACCAAGAAAAATTGCCACTGAGTAAATCTGGGCTCCAATACTTTCTGTGTCTTCTGAATGAAGAGGGAAACATACTCCATTGGTGCcatagtagtttttaaaaaattccttattGCTCAATGGAATGAGAGCCACTATAAACCCAATAATCCAAATGAGAATCAGAACTGTAATTGTTCTGCATTTTCCAGGTCTTAAACATCTAAAAGGATACACAATGCAGATATATTTTTCCAGTgtcagaaatgttaaaagtaaCACTGATACTTCTGTGGACAGAATGGCCAAAGATCCCACAAGCTGACAATGAATGCTCTCCATCCACAGCTGTGCATACTTATTGTATTCTCCACGAAACTTCAGGTCAAAGGCTCCAATCACAAATAGATATATTCCCATTAGGCAGTCAGCACCTATAGGAACAGTAAATTGCACAAATTTGAGAAATAAGTAGGTATAATGAAATTATCATAagcagttatatttttaatattggcaaAAAATAAGCCAAATTTCCTCTATCTTGGGAGGAGGtaatttttattctaagaattcATTTATGAGTAAGGACCTCTTCATCAACTCTCTTTGATAGCCACTCTTATAGCACCCTCTACAGCTAATTATAAAATCATTTCTCGTCTGTTTTCCTCTAATACGCTAGACTAAGCAGGAATCTTGTCTGTTGTGTTTTCCATTCTAGTCCTATCACCTAGgagtgttgaataaatgaataaaatgcaatTATGTTGAGCATTCAATTAGAGATATTATTATTTAGTTCACCACTTCCAATGAAATTCTCCCAATTAACAAGATAAGGACGTCATGCAAAATCCCAGAGGAAGTAATTCAGAAGTTGTTGTGATAGACTAATGACTATGAATTTTGAAGTCTATAATTTAGAAGGTATGAATAATGATGAAGCACTTTGTAGTCAGTACAATTTTGAGGGGCTTGAATTTACCCAGAGCTGGCCTAAGCAAACCTGTTCcgtctgattcttttttcctaattttacagcattctctgtctctttttaggCATTCTCTTCCTTCATATCAGCTGTAAGTGAGATACGCTACTTAgtatagttgcttttttttttttttttttttggtgaggaagattggccctgagctaacatctcttgccaatcttcctttttttgcttgagaaagattgttgctgagctaaatctgtgccaatcttcctctattttgtatgtgtcatgtggccacagcatagcttgatgagtggtgtgtagatctgtgcccgggggccagcccagtggcacagcggttaaattcgcatattctgctttggtggtccagaatttgctggttcagatcctgggtgtggacctacacatcacttgtcaagctgtgctgtgacaggcaacccacatataaagtggaggaagatgcgcacaaatgttagctcagggccagtcttcctcagcaaaaggaggagtattggcagtggatgttagctcagggctaatcttcctcaaataaaagaaaagaaaagaaaaaaaaaatagatttgtgCCCGGGagccaaactggtgaaccctgggccaccaaagtggaatgtgcaaacttaaccactatgccaccaggctggccccagtatatttgctttttaagcaCACATTACATATTAGAAAGCAAATGAGATTTTTTCACTGTGCAAGCTTTCTACACAAAGTGCCTAAAATCACATCACTGTATAAATCATAAAGCTGACTCTTATCCTTAAACGCTGAAATTATAGTCTAGCCTTCACCAGGGAAATTGAGCATACTCAAAATTTTGTAGCTAACAATACAAAGTAGTAAATAATTTCTGAGTTCTATTTCTTAGGTGGCTTGAAAAAAACAATTAGACATTAGACTTTGAATGAGGGTAGGGGTGAGACATGGAACAGCACACATAAAAAAGTAGAACATCACGTGGGTTAATGCTCGCTTGAGGAAGTGTAGATAAATTACAGGCCACTTGACCCACACTATAAACACCCTGAGGACTggtttcttgcttattttttttaagattttattttttcctttttctccccaaagcccccggtacatagttgtatattcttagttgtgtgggtccttctagttgtggcatgtgggacgccgcctcagcgtggcccgacgagtgggtaccgtgtccatgcccaggattcgaaccgctggagcactgggccgcctgcagtggagtgcgcgaacccaaccactcggctacgaggccggcccctcttgcttattttttttgtagTCCTCATTTAGTATAATACCTTGCAACACATttcaaaaacttttgaaaaaatttaacactacctaaaaacattttcttatttaaatgcttaaaattatGAAGGGAAAAGATTCTAGTAGCTCAGAGACCAGAGAAACAACTATTTGTTGTCAATATCTATGAACTGGATCtgcaaacaaaaagtaaatacagCTCTAGACATAAAAATGTGATTATGAAACGTTGCAATTGTATTCACAGTAAAAGAGTTTACCTACATAGTAAAAGATttgctttaataaaatattatgacttcagagaagaaaactaacAAATGAGAGCTTCTCTATGAGACAAAACTAATGAATGAGAGCTTCGTTAATCTATGTAAGGTGATTGAATTTCCTCgttttaaaagcttattttcttttttttaaatatacttttgtgttttttttgcagggaaagattcaccctgagctaacatctgttgtcaatattcctctttttctttcttttttgttttcctccccaaagcctcagtgcatggttctatatcctagttgtaagtccttctagttcttctatgtgagccgcggCCAgccatggcaactgacagatgagtagcgTGGTTCTGGGAAGGGGAAAtaaacctgggccaccgaggtAAGGAcagtgccgaactttaaccactaaaccatcagggctggttctaaaaacttattttctttctgatcactaaagtaattttattttcattggaGTGAATGTGAAAACAACATAtaagcaataaagagaaattttaaaaatctcgtAATTCTACCACTCTGTTTAGTTATTTTCTAATAGCAATGCTTTTGTATATTTCAAAACTATAATTCCTCTTCAACTAGGAAGTACTCACAGCAGAGAGAAATGATTGACATGGCATGCAGCTTGTTCTCAGACCTGATGTAAGGTCGCATGCAAATGACAAAGATGTTTCCGAAGCATGTAACTGCAGATACAACCCAGACGAAGACTCTCTGAATAATGCTCGCCAAGAGATTCTCTAGGGATGAGATTCCATCCGTGTTTGGTTTACAGCTGCGAACATGTGGTGCATATCTACAATACtggaatttcttaaaatatctgatgcacaaagagaaagtgaaataagattttaaatttaactcAGTGTCActatacattaatatttattttctacattttcgCAGTAGAAAGAAAATGTCTTATATGTAGGATGCAGACGAATGTCAAACGTTAGGGATCCAGAAGCTTTAAACTTGTTTAATTCTCATTAACTTGATTTTACTGTAAAAGAATGTGTGGGTGAGAACAATGAATAGGCATAATGAATATACCAGTGTTAGACATGTCTTcgaatacagtcatgtgctgcataatgagtTTTCTGTCAACAAGGGACTACACATATGATGGCGGTCCCATCAGATTATAATAGAGCTGAAAAATTTCTATTACCCAATGACGTAGCCATCATAATGTAGCACAACGCcttactcatgtgtttgtggtgatgctggtgtaaatgACCTATTGcactgccagtcatataaaaatataggacatacaattatgtacagtacataatacatGATAATAAacactatgttactggtttatgtatttactattctATATTCTTAATCATTATTTTAGATCTCTTCTACtccttttacttaaaaaaagtttactgtaaaagaCTATGCCATGTTATGCCAGCAACAGCCTGCTACATCTTGTGTTTACCACCTCTCtttattgcattattttctcttgtgcttgatttaagtacactctgatgtttgcacaatgacacaTTTGCccaacgacacatttctcagaatgtatccttgcCGTTAAGCAATGCACGACTGTATAAATAAACTGTTAGCATGGGATCAAAGGAATCCATCCAAGGAAACTTTTACTGGGTTTTTAGTATTTGGCATATGTAAATACACTGTTACACGGCTCTTATTGTTGCTGCAACTGATCTTGCTTTTAACCTCAGGAGAAGAGTGAAgtgctttctcctctgtgtttccATGGCTTTTCTATTATAGAAGTTATTATGTATCTATAATTACTTCTTAACATGCCTTCCTCTTACATTAGATTTTGGTAAGTAAtaaagtgttcagtaaatatttgttgagtgaattctTTCACCAATAGAGAGACTCCCTCCCCTTGTTGATAAAGACACCATCTGGTTAATCAATAATTACTACTATTTTACCGGCAAcaccaacaccatttattgagcatcttctaggTACCAGGAATAAATTCTCAAATGAActccatgaggtaggtattagTATCACCATAGGAGGAGATGAATCTTTAATAGAGGCAAATTATTTGCTAGGaaattttctaataaatgtaGTAATTGAGATTCAAATTAGATCTATTTATCTCTAAAGCCATGTACTCTGGCAAAAAATATGAATGATCTTCATAGTGTAAAGAGGTGTAGTAATACAAGATAAAAGCTCGGCAATTACAGGATATTGTCCTGTTGATTAACTCCTGCTGCCCAGATGCCTAGGTCTGCCATGGTTTCTGCCCAGTTCAAGTCTGTTCCTTGGAGTTTGTGAGCTTCGCCATTTCCTTTCAATAAAATCTTTTGTTTAATTTAGTCAGAGTGTTGTGTAGAACCAAGGAAACTTTTATAAGCATTCTCTCTAAGGAATTATAAAGAACAAAAGTAGAGTGTACTGTGTTAGACTTAAAATATAAGCAAGATCACAGAGTGGTGGTGGCTGACTCAACACTTTCTAGATTATTGAGAATTAATTACCCTGGAGGTCATTCTAATACCTGCTATAGGATTGCAttcaattaaagaaaatgtttctaaagcATGTAATCGATGGTACAATGAGACACACTGTTAgaataaaagatttttcaaagTTTCTGTCTTATCCGTACACACTTGCTCCAATCGTGCCCTGACCTTGGGGCAATTTTCACTAAGGAGGATTTCTCCTTACCTTCCTCCATTTAcaggaattatttatttataattatcttaTGTTGTTTATCTAAATTCCTACTTCTTCTGGTAGCGCTTACACCATGTGTACAAATTACTAGCTCATTAGGCAAACATCAAAGTGTATAAATGGTAACAGAGCTGAGGAGAACTTACAGGACTCAGTGGGTTCCCTCCACACTCGTGTTCTCTGACGTTCAAAAGCTCTCCTTTGATTTTACCAAACCATGGAAAACTAAAAGTAATCCTGCCCAGTATAAACACTTTAAGAGTTAATTATTGTTTAGGCAAATCAGTCAGTAGAAAATGTTAATAGATTGGCTGCATTGGGTATGGATGTATTAGCACAATAGGTGTGgacacataaaaatttaaaatcaaggtgaagaacaagaaaaatatctgctTACATGTGAGAGAGATTCATAAGAGGTCTAAACATCCTTTGTTGGATATTTGAAATTTCAATTCCTTCTAGGCtgctaaaaatatcaaattaattgTCAAAATAACATATATTATACAGGGTATAATAAAATGAGTTTTTGTGAAGGACAATTTAATAAAATGCTGTTAGTTAATACTTATTCTGAACCAAACATTCATACTCAGCCTGCTCTAGGtacttcctcaatttcttttggATTCtgttatttatacatatatatctcccCTGTTTGAAATTTTTAGATCCTCATAGATCATGGCACAATGCTTTGTGCACAGtaactactcaataaatatttgtggaataaaggAACAAGCATTATCCTTTAGACAATATTACAGTAGCAGaggagttttacatttttgaaatttttctaataatttttaaatatgtttttctaataaaatgccattttacTGAGGGAACATTTAAATGAACTGAAGCTTATCTTTTTAAGGCAATTATTAGAtcctaaaagaatttttttgtatgtgtgtgttgtgcaaGTAAAGATTTATATAATCTATAATATTCCATCTTGGAGTAAAGATGGCTATAATGAATTCTTAGATATCCAGTGCTAATGGAGGAATGAACATGCATAGATGCCTTCAGAAGAtcaaagcaaacaatccaatatAAGCTCCTGGTGATTAtaggaaaacataaaatgattCATCATTATCtaatttttagtttataaacATGTAAGATAAAGCTAATAGCTGTTTGTTTATAGTCCAGCAAGCACTCATCTTATATGTTTTTGTGGAACTTAATTAATATCCTGGGAATAAAGCTTCCGATTTGAAATATTccataaatcttattttatagaatttattagctagtaatatataaataaaaattttatcataaaactATCCCCACAGGTGTATACTTACAGAGACTTGAGTTTGACAAGGTGATCAAATtggttttcttgaattttctggaTTGGATTATAGGAAAgattcctgtttttttaaaaaaagcaacagtaGGTCACTTCTAGAAACTGCTTGAGTAAAGAGAAAGTATGTCTGTTGACTTTGGGTTACTTTTAAACATTAGCAACAAAAGTACAGTAACAACACTTGCCTCACAGGGTTCATTGgacatttaaatgaattaatggagataaaacacttagaacaatgcctagctGTTAGTAAGGACTCTATGATTGTGTTCATgatagagagagagggaagacaaCATGGGCATAAAGGTGGAGTTGTCAAGAAATGGCTCCCACCAGAGAAGTGGTAGGGTACCCAGAGAGAAATCACACCTACTTCACATGCCTAGGAGCAGAGGTGGTttaaattctcttaaaaaatctcatttagtCACAATTTGAATTAATGGAGTCACATTGAATACTTTTTACAATAAATCTTATGTCAAAGGTGGCATATTGTACTAGGGATTTGTGAAGCATTAAATGAAAAGTAGAAGGCTAGAGCTAAGAACAAAGACACATAGAACAGTGACAGTACATGTgaatttaaacagagaaaatttcaGAATCTTTGTAAAACAACACCTTGAAACAAGAATCATTGGTTAAAAGGAGCTTCTCAGGGCAAGATCTCTCTTTAAGAAATTTATTCTAGATTAGACCATTAGTTAGGTGGGTGAGGGAGGAGTTGTTGGAGGGTGGTAATtacaggaagcaggaaagagaggaagaatgacaataaaaaatgaattgtataaaagaaacaaagtggACTCAACAATCTAGGAATGGAAGAGAACtatcttaacataataaaggccatatgtgaaagcccacagctaacgtcataTTCAACAGTAAAAGACCTAGAGCCTTTCTTCTAAAATCAATGCTAAGACAgggatgcctgctttcaccacttctattcaacgtagtactgaaagtcctagccagagtaattaggcaagaaaaagaaataaaaggcattcaaattggaaaggaagacaaaattatctctgttcactgATGACACAATCTCACGCGTAGAAAATCTTTAAGatttcatgcacacacacacaaaactgttagaactaataaacaaattcagcaaagtttccAAATACAAaagcaacacacaaaaatcaaattcatttctatacactaacaatgaacaatctgaaaaaaaaaaggaaattgattccattttatgatggtatcaaaagaaaaaaatacttgggaGTAAACtaaaggtgaaagacttgtactttgaaaacaaaatgctgctgaaagaaattaaagaacacaataaatggaaagacattctgtgtttACAGATTGGCAGACTTAATATCaataagatgtcaatactacagATTCTATGTGTCAATActacaaagcaatctacagattcagtgcaatctctattaaagtcccaatgatattttttgctgaaataggaaaatctatcctaaaatttatatggaatctcaagggagcctaaattgctaaaacaatcttgaaaaagaagaacaaatttgg
This genomic window contains:
- the RXFP1 gene encoding relaxin receptor 1 isoform X6 gives rise to the protein MTKCLPQFLHCNGVDDCGNQADEYNCGDNNGWSLQFDKYFTTNYRMTSPYSSEAGASECLLGSVPVQCLCHDLELDCDKTNLRDVPSVSSNVTKMSLQWNLIRKLPPDGFRKYHDLQKLCLQNNKIRSVSIYAFRGLYSLTKLYLSHNRITFLKPGVFEDLHRLEWLIIEDNHLSRISPLTFYGLNSLILLALMDNVLTCLPDKPLCQHMPRLRWLDFEGNHFHNLRNLTFISCSNLTVLVMRKNKINQLNENTFAPLQKLDELDLGSNKIENLSPNVFKDLKELSQLNLSYNPIQKIQENQFDHLVKLKSLSLEGIEISNIQQRMFRPLMNLSHIYFKKFQYCRYAPHVRSCKPNTDGISSLENLLASIIQRVFVWVVSAVTCFGNIFVICMRPYIRSENKLHAMSIISLCCADCLMGIYLFVIGAFDLKFRGEYNKYAQLWMESIHCQLVGSLAILSTEVSVLLLTFLTLEKYICIVYPFRCLRPGKCRTITVLILIWIIGFIVALIPLSNKEFFKNYYGTNGVCFPLHSEDTESIGAQIYSVAIFLGINLAAFIIIVFSYGSMFYSVHQSAITATEIRNQVKKEMILAKRFFFIVFTDALCWIPIFVLKFLSLLQVEIPGTINSWVVIFILPINSALNPILYTLTTRPFKEMIHQFWYNYRQRRSIDSKGSQKTYTPSFIWVEMWPLQEMQSELMKPALFSDPCELSLISQSTRLNSYS
- the RXFP1 gene encoding relaxin receptor 1 isoform X4; translation: MDLELTQTLSLPHPSTIAIWPPTSVAHGSGQHVKCSLGYFPCGNMTKCLPQFLHCNGVDDCGNQADEYNCGDNNGWSLQFDKYFTTNYRMTSPYSSEAGASECLLGSVPVQCLCHDLELDCDKTNLRDVPSVSSNVTKMSLQWNLIRKLPPDGFRKYHDLQKLCLQNNKIRSVSIYAFRGLYSLTKLIIEDNHLSRISPLTFYGLNSLILLALMDNVLTCLPDKPLCQHMPRLRWLDFEGNHFHNLRNLTFISCSNLTVLVMRKNKINQLNENTFAPLQKLDELDLGSNKIENLSPNVFKDLKELSQLNLSYNPIQKIQENQFDHLVKLKSLSLEGIEISNIQQRMFRPLMNLSHIYFKKFQYCRYAPHVRSCKPNTDGISSLENLLASIIQRVFVWVVSAVTCFGNIFVICMRPYIRSENKLHAMSIISLCCADCLMGIYLFVIGAFDLKFRGEYNKYAQLWMESIHCQLVGSLAILSTEVSVLLLTFLTLEKYICIVYPFRCLRPGKCRTITVLILIWIIGFIVALIPLSNKEFFKNYYGTNGVCFPLHSEDTESIGAQIYSVAIFLGINLAAFIIIVFSYGSMFYSVHQSAITATEIRNQVKKEMILAKRFFFIVFTDALCWIPIFVLKFLSLLQVEIPGTINSWVVIFILPINSALNPILYTLTTRPFKEMIHQFWYNYRQRRSIDSKGSQKTYTPSFIWVEMWPLQEMQSELMKPALFSDPCELSLISQSTRLNSYS
- the RXFP1 gene encoding relaxin receptor 1 isoform X7, which codes for MTSGPVFFYILIFGEYFAHGSGQHVKCSLGYFPCGNMTKCLPQFLHCNGVDDCGNQADEYNCGDNNGWSLQFDKYFTTNYRMTSPYSSEAGASECLLGSVPVQCLCHDLELDCDKTNLRDVPSVSSNVTKMSLQWNLIRKLPPDGFRKYHDLQKLCLQNNKIRSVSIYAFRGLYSLTKLIIEDNHLSRISPLTFYGLNSLILLALMDNVLTCLPDKPLCQHMPRLRWLDFEGNHFHNLRNLTFISCSNLTVLVMRKNKINQLNENTFAPLQKLDELDLGSNKIENLSPNVFKDLKELSQLNLSYNPIQKIQENQFDHLVKLKSLYFKKFQYCRYAPHVRSCKPNTDGISSLENLLASIIQRVFVWVVSAVTCFGNIFVICMRPYIRSENKLHAMSIISLCCADCLMGIYLFVIGAFDLKFRGEYNKYAQLWMESIHCQLVGSLAILSTEVSVLLLTFLTLEKYICIVYPFRCLRPGKCRTITVLILIWIIGFIVALIPLSNKEFFKNYYGTNGVCFPLHSEDTESIGAQIYSVAIFLGINLAAFIIIVFSYGSMFYSVHQSAITATEIRNQVKKEMILAKRFFFIVFTDALCWIPIFVLKFLSLLQVEIPGTINSWVVIFILPINSALNPILYTLTTRPFKEMIHQFWYNYRQRRSIDSKGSQKTYTPSFIWVEMWPLQEMQSELMKPALFSDPCELSLISQSTRLNSYS